A genomic window from Vitis riparia cultivar Riparia Gloire de Montpellier isolate 1030 chromosome 18, EGFV_Vit.rip_1.0, whole genome shotgun sequence includes:
- the LOC117906285 gene encoding disease resistance protein RPV1-like, with protein sequence MASANRPWDYEVFLSFRGEDTRYNFTDHLYSNLETRGIRTFRDDEELSRGEVIAPSLFTAIEKSRCALVILSENYAHSKWCLEELAKIMECSVEMGLIVYPVFYRVDPSDVRNQRGSYGEALAKHERNGLGHQTQRWRAALTEVANLSGWHQQNGSEANTIMKITRTILRRFTEKLLHVDKNLIGMDDRLEEIISQKIDLLSKDVRMIGIYGLGGICKTTIAKVIYNKIATHFMISRFIANVREDSKRPGLLHLQKQLLDDILPIRKNFISNDDEGISMIKDRLRFKKVLLVLDDVDVLDQLEALAGDRKWFGPGSRIIVTTRDWHLLDVHKMDAFYEVKKLNHKEAIELFSQHAFKQKHPKEDYETLSNSMVRCVDGLPLGLKVLGRFLFGKTILEWESKLQKLKHEPKKEIQSVLKRSYDELDHTQKEIFLDIACFFNGEDKDHVTRILDACKFYAPTGIRDLRDKCLINIFDNKISMHDLLQQMGRDMVRQEYPKHPEKWSRLCYPDDVNRVLTKKSGTEAIEGILFDLSIPKRNQIDISTKSFEMMTRLRLLKIYWAHESISMREDNKVKLSKDFEFPASELRYLCWQGYPLESLPSSFYAEDLIELDMCYSSLKQLWESNKPLEKLNTITVSFSQHLMEIPDLSVRAPNLEKLILDGCSSLLEIHPSIGKLSKLILSSLKSCKNLSSFPRIINMEALKILNFSGCSGLKKFPDIPGNMEHLLELYLASTAIEELPSSIGHLTGLVLLDLKRCKNLKSLPESICKLESLEDLFLSGCSKLENFPEMMEDMENLKKLLLDGTSIEGLPLSIDRLKGLVLLNLRNCKNLASLPNSMCNLPSLEKLIVSGCSRLKNLPTNLESLQCLAQLHADGTAVKQLPESIVLLRNLQLLVYPGCKILTPTSLGSLFSFWLLHRNSSNGIGLLLPSGFSSFRSFTNLDLSDCKLIEGAIPNGICSLISLKKLDLSRNNFLSIPASISELTNLKDLRLGQCQSLIEIPELPPSVQDIDAHNCTALLPGSSSVGILQGLQFVFRNCSKPFEDRSSDDKRNALQRFPHNDVSSSASVSSLTTSPVVMQKLLENIAFSIVFPGSGIPEWIWHQNVGSSIKIELPTDWYNDDFLGFALCSVLEHLPERITCTLTSDVFDYGDLKGFGIDFHCKGNNVGLEHVWLGYQPCSQLRLFQFNDPNDWNHIEISFEGAHRFRSSASNVVKKCGVCLIYAEDLEGIHPENKM encoded by the exons ATGGCTTCTGCGAATCGTCCATGGGATTATGAAGTTTTCTTGAGCTTTAGGGGTGAAGATACCCGTTACAATTTCACAGATCATCTCTATTCGAATTTGGAGACGCGAGGGATTCGTACCTTTAGAGACGATGAAGAACTCTCAAGGGGAGAAGTGATCGCACCAAGTCTTTTTACAGCTATTGAGAAGTCAAGGTGCGCTCTCGTGATTCTCTCCGAAAACTATGCCCATTCCAAATGGTGTTTGGAGGAACTGGCGAAGATCATGGAGTGCAGCGTAGAAATGGGACTGATAGTTTATCCAGTTTTCTATCGTGTTGATCCTTCTGATGTGCGAAATCAGAGGGGCAGTTATGGAGAAGCATTAGCCAAGCATGAAAGAAATGGGTTGGGCCACCAGACACAGAGGTGGAGGGCAGCCTTGACGGAAGTAGCCAATCTTTCTGGATGGCATCAACAGAATGG GTCTGAGGCTAATACTATTATGAAAATTACTCGCACTATTTTGAGGAGATTTACTGAGAAACTTTTACATGTTGACAAAAACCTCATTGGGATGGATGATCGTTTGGAAGAAATTATTTCACAAAAGATAGACCTATTATCAAAAGACGTTCGCATGATTGGGATCTATGGACTTGGAGGAATTTGTAAAACAACCATTGCCaaagttatatataataaaattgcCACTCATTTCATGATTTCTAGATTTATTGCTAATGTTAGAGAGGATTCCAAAAGACCGGGTCTACTTCATTTACAAAAGCAACTCCTTGATGATATCTTGCCAATAAGGAAGAACTTTATAAGCAATGATGATGAAGGGATCTCTATGATAAAAGATAGGCTACGCTTTAAAAAAGTTCTTCTTGTTCTTGATGATGTTGACGTTTTGGACCAACTGGAAGCCTTGGCTGGTGATCGCAAATGGTTTGGTCCTGGAAGTAGAATTATTGTAACAACTAGAGATTGGCATTTGTTGGATGTGCATAAGATGGATGCATTTTATGAGGTTAAGAAATTAAATCACAAGGAAGCTATTGAGCTCTTTAGTCAACACGCATTTAAACAGAAGCATCCTAAAGAAGATTATGAAACACTTTCAAACTCTATGGTGCGTTGTGTTGATGGTCTTCCTTTAGGCCTTAAAGTTTTGGGTCGTTTCCTATTTGGCAAGACAATACTTGAATGGGAAAGTAAATTGCAAAAACTAAAACATGAACCTAAGAAAGAAATTCAAAGTGTGCTCAAGAGAAGTTATGATGAATTAGATCACACACAAAAGGAGATATTCCTAGATATTGCTTGCTTCTTTAATGGAGAGGATAAAGATCATGTTACAAGAATCCTAGATGCTTGCAAGTTCTATGCGCCGACTGGAATACGAGACCTCAGGGATAAATGcctcataaatatttttgacaACAAGATATCAATGCACGATTTGTTACAACAAATGGGACGAGACATGGTTCGACAAGAATATCCTAAACACCCAGAAAAATGGAGCAGATTGTGCTATCCTGACGACGTAAATCGTGTATTGACCAAAAAATCG GGAACAGAGGCAATTGAGGGCATACTCTTCGACTTGTCTATACCAAAGCGTAACCAGATAGACATTAGTACTAAATCCTTTGAGATGATGACAAGACTTAGGTTGCTCAAAATCTATTGGGCTCATGAATCTATTTCTATGAGGGAGGATAATAAAGTAAAGTTGTCCAAAGACTTTGAATTCCCTGCTTCTGAGCTAAGATATCTCTGCTGGCAAGGATATCCTTTAGAATCTTTGCCTTCAAGTTTTTATGCTGAGGACCTCATTGAACTTGACATGTGTTACAGCAGCTTAAAACAACTTTGGGAAAGCAACAAG CCTCTTGAAAAGTTAAATACTATCACAGTTAGTTTCTCTCAGCACCTCATGGAAATTCCAGACTTGTCAGTTAGGGCTCCAAATCTGGAAAAACTAATTCTTGATGGTTGTTCAAGTTTGCTTGAGATCCACCCATCTATTGGAAAGCTAAGCAAGCTTATTTTATCGAGTCTCAAAAGCTGCAAAAATCTTAGCAGTTTTCCGAGAATAATCAACATGGAAGCACTCAAAATTCTTAATTTCTCTGGTTGCTCAGGGCTCAAGAAGTTTCCAGATATTCCAGGTAACATGGAACATTTATTGGAGCTTTATTTGGCTTCAACTGCTATCGAGGAACTTCCCTCCTCAATTGGGCATCTCACTGGACTTGTTTTATTGGATCTGAAAAGGTGCAAAAATCTTAAGAGTCTTCCTGAAAGTATTTGTAAGTTGGAATCCCTTGAagatctctttctctctggCTGTTCAAAACTAGAGAATTTTCCAGAAATGATGGAGgatatggaaaatttgaaaaagctTCTGTTAGATGGAACATCTATAGAAGGGCTACCCTTGTCAATTGACCGTCTAAAAGGCCTCGTTTTATTGAATCTGAGGAATTGCAAAAACCTTGCGAGTCTTCCAAACAGCATGTGTAATCTGCCTTCTCTTGAGAAACTTATTGTCTCTGGCTGTTCACGATTAAAAAATTTGCCAACGAACCTTGAGAGCCTGCAATGTCTAGCGCAGCTCCATGCAGATGGAACTGCTGTAAAACAACTACCAGAGTCAATTGTTCTTTTGAGAAACCTCCAATTGTTGGTCTATCCTGGATGTAAAATATTAACTCCTACCTCATTGGGTTCGCTCTTTTCCTTCTGGTTATTGCATAGAAACAGTTCAAATGGGATTGGTTTACTCTTGCCTTCTGGTTTTTCTAGTTTCAGGTCCTTCACAAATTTAGACCTAAGTGACTGCAAACTAATAGAAGGAGCAATCCCCAATGGAATCTGCTCCTTAATCTCATTGAAGAAATTAGATCTAAGCAGAAACAATTTTCTAAGCATACCTGCTAGCATCAGTGAACTTACAAACCTAAAAGACCTTCGGTTGGGGCAGTGCCAGAGTCTCATAGAAATTCCAGAGCTTCCACCAAGTGTCCAAGACATAGATGCACACAATTGCACAGCCCTTTTACCAGGCTCATCAAGTGTAGGCATATTGCAAGGGCTACAGTTTGTATTCCGTAATTGCTCCAAACCATTTGAGGACCGATCCAGTGATGATAAGAGGAATGCATTACAAAGATTTCCACATAATGATGTGTCTTCCTCTGCTTCTGTTTCCTCTTTAACTACTTCACCTGTTGTGATGCAGAAATTGCTTGAAAATATTGCATTTAGTATTGTTTTTCCTGGCAGTGGAATTCCTGAGTGGATCTGGCATCAGAATGTGGGATCTTCTATTAAAATAGAGCTGCCTACTGATTGGTACAATGATGACTTCTTGGGATTTGCTCTCTGCTCTGTTCTTGAACATCTCCCTGAGAGAATTACATGTACATTGACTTCTGATGTTTTTGATTATGGAGACTTGAAAGGCTTCGGTATTGATTTCCATTGTAAAGGCAACAATGTTGGGCTAGAACATGTCTGGCTGGGTTATCAACCTTGTTCCCAGTTGAGGTTGTTTCAATTCAATGACCCCAATGACTGGAATCACATTGAGATTTCTTTTGAAGGAGCCCACAGATTCAGGTCAAGTGCATCCAATGTGGTGAAGAAGTGTGGGGTATGTCTTATATATGCAGAAGATCTTGAAGGAATCCATCCAGAAAATAAAATGTAG